One region of Eriocheir sinensis breed Jianghai 21 chromosome 36, ASM2467909v1, whole genome shotgun sequence genomic DNA includes:
- the LOC127007857 gene encoding neprilysin-1-like isoform X1: MSQPQVGQPRAPEGTAGEERRPIVTGQHNGVTPHGPGNNPPNYNSMTQANPNLDGLRDPQGGYVGPAAPFSYQHPGDPDSLPPRYSSHDPGARRQRDNDDGLSCLKSWVLLGSCCLLGILAALLGILVFAGAVPLFRHLWPNTCTSAECYKAVGNILESLKEDVNPCEDFAKYVCGGWRREHPLPESKYRWGIFDDLNEKTLLDARGMLEEDVKENETRTIRITKTVYQACVNSSRWEEVGQTPLLTLLAREGGLPMLEPEWSGADFEVMSKLARLRRTLALTYLVGVTVEPDSRNTSRNLIHLSEGRLSMPREYYTPDSALSRYQKAKRTYFMRQTGELLLTARQQERNVTYLDNLYRDVDDLWAFSVRAAEITDPDEDLLTPWDVYNPMTVAQLQAATDAANASVRVDWLRFLNDVFEETGIQLTAAQEVVVDRPLYFPRLVALLQETPARVLANYLLFPLVTDMGTEVTGQVLASLPQREATWSLGRTTTRSWFDCGKKVNLLLPFGVGALYTRHHLAPVTQGLVRSHPPSSLPNNDYYETVPTAGEVVGDVTAAFRTMLTEASWMDAETLTEALQKLDAMKHLVAYPPLALLDDLLEEYHVGLPDVRPDDHFGNILSLTAWLCRRSLLELTLPTQRDSWPRGPLELNAFNDPQFNAIMIPLALLQPPIFTPERLTALNYGSLGAIIGHETTHGFDNSGRMMDAHGNLNHWWSNATRQQYLNKTECFVKQYSAFNAAALLSPHQRPSEPMLINGKRTVGENIADNGGLRAAWAAYRRRLAKDGSFQSLTLPGLDRFTDDQLFFVSFAKVWCSQITPYALQYVLRADVHAPDPYRVLGTLQNSPEFAQAFNCPAGAPMNPKEKCVLW; the protein is encoded by the exons ATGAGTCAGCCTCAGGTCGGTCAGCCGCGGGCACCCGAGGGCACGGCGGGGGAGGAGCGGCGGCCCATCGTGACGGGGCAGCACAACGGAGTGACGCCCCACGGCCCCGGCAACAACCCGCCCAACTACAACAGCATGACGCAGGCGAACCC GAACCTCGATGGCCTTAGGGATCCCCAGGGCGGCTACGTGGGTCCCGCGGCGCCCTTCTCCTACCAGCACCCGGGCGACCCAGACTCCCTCCCACCGCGGTACAGCAGCCATGACCCGGGGGCGAGGCGGCAAAG AGACAACGACGACGGACTCtcctgcctcaagagctgggtcCTGCTGGGGTCCTGCTGCCTGCTGGGGATACTGGCGGCCCTGCTGGGGATCCTCGTCTTCGCAG GTGCTGTCCCACTCTTCAGACACCTGTGGCCTAACACCTGCACGTCGGCGGAGTGTTACAAGGCAG TTGGCAACATCCTGGAGTCCCTGAAGGAAGACGTGAACCCGTGTGAGGACTTCGCCAAGTACGTCTGCGGGGGGTGGCGTCGCGAACACCCGCTGCCGGAGTCCAAGTACCGCTGGGGCATCTTCGACGACCTGAATGAGAAGACGCTGCTGGACGCGAGAG GTATGCTGGAGGAGGACGTGAAGGAGAACGAAACCCGCACCATCAGGATCACCAAGACAGTGTACCAGGCGTGCGTCAACAGCA GTCGGTGGGAGGAGGTGGGCCAGACGCCGCTCCTCACCCTACTGGCGCGGGAGGGTGGGCTGCCAATGCTGGAGCCGGAGTGGAGCGGCGCAGACTTCGAGGTCATGAGCAAACTCGCCCGACTTCGCAGGACCCTCGCGCTCACCTATCTCGTCGGGGTCACCGTGGAACCCGACAGCCGCAACACCTCCAGGAACCTAATCCAC CTGAGTGAAGGGAGGCTGTCCATGCCCCGAGAATACTACACGCCGGACTCTGCCCTCAGCCGCTACCAGAAGGCCAAGCGAACCTACTTCATGAGGCAGACGGGTGAGCTCCTCCTGACGGCGCGGCAGCAGGAGCGGAACGTCACCTACCTCGACAACCTGTACAGGGACGTGGATGACCTGTGGGCCTTCAGCGTGAGGGCggcggag ATAACTGACCCCGACGAGGACCTCCTGACTCCCTGGGACGTGTACAACCCCATGACGGTGGCGCAGCTGCAGGCCGCCACCGACGCCGCCAACGCCTCCGTCAGG GTCGACTGGTTGAGGTTCCTGAATGACGTGTTCGAGGAGACGGGGATCCAGCTGACGGCGgcgcaggaggtggtggtggacaggccCCTCTACTTCCCTCGACTTGTGGCGCTGTTGCAGGAAACGCCCGCTAGAGTgctgg CCAATTACCTGCTCTTCCCTCTGGTGACGGATATGGGAACCGAAGTCACTGGCCAGGTGCTTGCCTCGCTCCCTCAACGCGAAGCtacctg gTCGTTGGGGAGGACCACCACAAGATC gtGGTTTGACTGCGGGAAGAAGGTCAACCTCCTGCTCCCCTTCGGCGTGGGGGCCCTGTACACCCGTCACCACCTCGCCCCCGTCACCCAGGGCTTGGTAAGGTcgcaccccccctcctccctgcccaaCAATGATTACTACGAGACCGTACCAACa GCCGGCGAGGTGGTGGGGGACGTGACGGCGGCGTTCAGAACCATGCTGACGGAGGCCTCGTGGATGGACGCCGAGACGCTGACGGAGGCGCTGCAGAAGCTGGACGCAATGAAGCACCTCGTCGCCTACCCGCCCCTCGCCCTGCTGGATGACCTGCTGGAGGAATACCACGTGGGG CTTCCCGACGTGCGCCCCGATGACCACTTTGGCAACATTCTGTCCCTGACGGCCTGGCTGTGTCGACGCTCCCTGCTCGAGCTCACCTTACCGACACAGAGAGAcag CTGGCCTCGAGGACCTCTGGAGCTGAACGCCTTCAACGACCCACAATTCAACGCCATCA TGATCCCTCTCGCCCTGCTGCAGCCGCCCATCTTCACCCCGGAGAGACTTAC CGCCCTCAACTACGGCAGCCTGGGCGCTATCATAGGCCACGAGACGACCCACGGCTTCGACAACTCCGGCCGCATGATGGACGCCCACGGGAACCTCAACCATTGGTGGAGCAACGCGACCCGCCAGCAGTACCTCAACAAGACCGAGTGTTTTGTCAAGCAGTACTCCGCCTTCAATGCCGCCGCCCTCCTGTCGCCCCACCAGCGCCCGTCAGAACCCATgctg ATAAACGGCAAGAGAACGGTCGGTGAGAATATTGCCGATAATGGTG GTCTGCGGGCGGCGTGGGCGGCGTACCGAAGGAGACTAGCGAAGGACGGGAGTTTCCAGAGCCTGACCCTCCCTGGCCTCGACCGCTTCACCGACGACCAGCTCTTCTTCGTCAGCTTTGCGAAG GTCTGGTGCAGTCAAATAACACCCTACGCCCTGCAGTACGTCCTCCGCGCAGACGTCCACGCCCCAGACCCCTACCGTGTGCTGGGGACGCTGCAGAACTCCCCGGAATTCGCCCAGGCCTTCAACTGCCCCGCCGGCGCCCCCATGAACCCGAAGGAGAAGTGTGTGCTGTGGTGA
- the LOC127007857 gene encoding neprilysin-1-like isoform X2 has translation MSQPQVGQPRAPEGTAGEERRPIVTGQHNGVTPHGPGNNPPNYNSMTQANPNLDGLRDPQGGYVGPAAPFSYQHPGDPDSLPPRYSSHDPGARRQRDNDDGLSCLKSWVLLGSCCLLGILAALLGILVFAGAVPLFRHLWPNTCTSAECYKAVGNILESLKEDVNPCEDFAKYVCGGWRREHPLPESKYRWGIFDDLNEKTLLDARGMLEEDVKENETRTIRITKTVYQACVNSSRWEEVGQTPLLTLLAREGGLPMLEPEWSGADFEVMSKLARLRRTLALTYLVGVTVEPDSRNTSRNLIHLSEGRLSMPREYYTPDSALSRYQKAKRTYFMRQTGELLLTARQQERNVTYLDNLYRDVDDLWAFSVRAAEITDPDEDLLTPWDVYNPMTVAQLQAATDAANASVRVDWLRFLNDVFEETGIQLTAAQEVVVDRPLYFPRLVALLQETPARVLANYLLFPLVTDMGTEVTGQVLASLPQREATWSLGRTTTRSWFDCGKKVNLLLPFGVGALYTRHHLAPVTQGLAGEVVGDVTAAFRTMLTEASWMDAETLTEALQKLDAMKHLVAYPPLALLDDLLEEYHVGLPDVRPDDHFGNILSLTAWLCRRSLLELTLPTQRDSWPRGPLELNAFNDPQFNAIMIPLALLQPPIFTPERLTALNYGSLGAIIGHETTHGFDNSGRMMDAHGNLNHWWSNATRQQYLNKTECFVKQYSAFNAAALLSPHQRPSEPMLINGKRTVGENIADNGGLRAAWAAYRRRLAKDGSFQSLTLPGLDRFTDDQLFFVSFAKVWCSQITPYALQYVLRADVHAPDPYRVLGTLQNSPEFAQAFNCPAGAPMNPKEKCVLW, from the exons ATGAGTCAGCCTCAGGTCGGTCAGCCGCGGGCACCCGAGGGCACGGCGGGGGAGGAGCGGCGGCCCATCGTGACGGGGCAGCACAACGGAGTGACGCCCCACGGCCCCGGCAACAACCCGCCCAACTACAACAGCATGACGCAGGCGAACCC GAACCTCGATGGCCTTAGGGATCCCCAGGGCGGCTACGTGGGTCCCGCGGCGCCCTTCTCCTACCAGCACCCGGGCGACCCAGACTCCCTCCCACCGCGGTACAGCAGCCATGACCCGGGGGCGAGGCGGCAAAG AGACAACGACGACGGACTCtcctgcctcaagagctgggtcCTGCTGGGGTCCTGCTGCCTGCTGGGGATACTGGCGGCCCTGCTGGGGATCCTCGTCTTCGCAG GTGCTGTCCCACTCTTCAGACACCTGTGGCCTAACACCTGCACGTCGGCGGAGTGTTACAAGGCAG TTGGCAACATCCTGGAGTCCCTGAAGGAAGACGTGAACCCGTGTGAGGACTTCGCCAAGTACGTCTGCGGGGGGTGGCGTCGCGAACACCCGCTGCCGGAGTCCAAGTACCGCTGGGGCATCTTCGACGACCTGAATGAGAAGACGCTGCTGGACGCGAGAG GTATGCTGGAGGAGGACGTGAAGGAGAACGAAACCCGCACCATCAGGATCACCAAGACAGTGTACCAGGCGTGCGTCAACAGCA GTCGGTGGGAGGAGGTGGGCCAGACGCCGCTCCTCACCCTACTGGCGCGGGAGGGTGGGCTGCCAATGCTGGAGCCGGAGTGGAGCGGCGCAGACTTCGAGGTCATGAGCAAACTCGCCCGACTTCGCAGGACCCTCGCGCTCACCTATCTCGTCGGGGTCACCGTGGAACCCGACAGCCGCAACACCTCCAGGAACCTAATCCAC CTGAGTGAAGGGAGGCTGTCCATGCCCCGAGAATACTACACGCCGGACTCTGCCCTCAGCCGCTACCAGAAGGCCAAGCGAACCTACTTCATGAGGCAGACGGGTGAGCTCCTCCTGACGGCGCGGCAGCAGGAGCGGAACGTCACCTACCTCGACAACCTGTACAGGGACGTGGATGACCTGTGGGCCTTCAGCGTGAGGGCggcggag ATAACTGACCCCGACGAGGACCTCCTGACTCCCTGGGACGTGTACAACCCCATGACGGTGGCGCAGCTGCAGGCCGCCACCGACGCCGCCAACGCCTCCGTCAGG GTCGACTGGTTGAGGTTCCTGAATGACGTGTTCGAGGAGACGGGGATCCAGCTGACGGCGgcgcaggaggtggtggtggacaggccCCTCTACTTCCCTCGACTTGTGGCGCTGTTGCAGGAAACGCCCGCTAGAGTgctgg CCAATTACCTGCTCTTCCCTCTGGTGACGGATATGGGAACCGAAGTCACTGGCCAGGTGCTTGCCTCGCTCCCTCAACGCGAAGCtacctg gTCGTTGGGGAGGACCACCACAAGATC gtGGTTTGACTGCGGGAAGAAGGTCAACCTCCTGCTCCCCTTCGGCGTGGGGGCCCTGTACACCCGTCACCACCTCGCCCCCGTCACCCAGGGCTTG GCCGGCGAGGTGGTGGGGGACGTGACGGCGGCGTTCAGAACCATGCTGACGGAGGCCTCGTGGATGGACGCCGAGACGCTGACGGAGGCGCTGCAGAAGCTGGACGCAATGAAGCACCTCGTCGCCTACCCGCCCCTCGCCCTGCTGGATGACCTGCTGGAGGAATACCACGTGGGG CTTCCCGACGTGCGCCCCGATGACCACTTTGGCAACATTCTGTCCCTGACGGCCTGGCTGTGTCGACGCTCCCTGCTCGAGCTCACCTTACCGACACAGAGAGAcag CTGGCCTCGAGGACCTCTGGAGCTGAACGCCTTCAACGACCCACAATTCAACGCCATCA TGATCCCTCTCGCCCTGCTGCAGCCGCCCATCTTCACCCCGGAGAGACTTAC CGCCCTCAACTACGGCAGCCTGGGCGCTATCATAGGCCACGAGACGACCCACGGCTTCGACAACTCCGGCCGCATGATGGACGCCCACGGGAACCTCAACCATTGGTGGAGCAACGCGACCCGCCAGCAGTACCTCAACAAGACCGAGTGTTTTGTCAAGCAGTACTCCGCCTTCAATGCCGCCGCCCTCCTGTCGCCCCACCAGCGCCCGTCAGAACCCATgctg ATAAACGGCAAGAGAACGGTCGGTGAGAATATTGCCGATAATGGTG GTCTGCGGGCGGCGTGGGCGGCGTACCGAAGGAGACTAGCGAAGGACGGGAGTTTCCAGAGCCTGACCCTCCCTGGCCTCGACCGCTTCACCGACGACCAGCTCTTCTTCGTCAGCTTTGCGAAG GTCTGGTGCAGTCAAATAACACCCTACGCCCTGCAGTACGTCCTCCGCGCAGACGTCCACGCCCCAGACCCCTACCGTGTGCTGGGGACGCTGCAGAACTCCCCGGAATTCGCCCAGGCCTTCAACTGCCCCGCCGGCGCCCCCATGAACCCGAAGGAGAAGTGTGTGCTGTGGTGA